One part of the Salinivirga cyanobacteriivorans genome encodes these proteins:
- a CDS encoding chemotaxis protein CheW, translating into MDAQTQTDKKNVSDQVHTYLSFRLGKEVFAASVNHVVNILELKPITKVPHAPEYMSGVINLRGQVLPVIDMRIKFGMTPTEPTVDTCIIVLNLEIENEEVKLGILVDAVSEVLELEENQIEPSPSIGTKYKAEFIKGMWKKDESFIMLLNLDLIFTRDEIVIVEEKTNEADMPKNEETGE; encoded by the coding sequence ATGGATGCACAAACCCAAACCGACAAAAAAAACGTAAGCGATCAGGTACACACATACCTATCTTTCAGACTTGGCAAAGAAGTTTTTGCCGCTTCAGTTAACCATGTTGTAAATATACTGGAACTGAAACCAATTACTAAAGTACCCCATGCTCCGGAATACATGAGTGGCGTAATCAACTTGCGTGGCCAGGTACTGCCAGTAATTGATATGAGAATAAAATTTGGAATGACACCAACAGAACCCACTGTTGATACCTGTATTATTGTACTAAATCTTGAAATTGAAAATGAAGAAGTAAAGCTTGGTATTTTGGTCGATGCAGTAAGCGAAGTACTGGAACTTGAAGAAAACCAGATAGAACCTTCTCCAAGTATTGGAACAAAATACAAAGCTGAATTCATTAAGGGAATGTGGAAAAAAGATGAGAGCTTTATCATGCTGCTTAATCTTGATTTAATTTTCACAAGAGATGAAATTGTAATTGTTGAAGAAAAAACAAATGAGGCCGACATGCCCAAAAATGAAGA
- a CDS encoding chemotaxis protein CheA — translation MEAFKQKFVEEATEQINDLEEALLQLDKNKEDMDTIESIFRVMHSLKGGSAMFGFEKIDKFTHILENIYDRIRNHELKVTPEILDLTFQAVDHLRKLLDETPENEQQLEQENKLFIERIEKALNEKTTPEHTSIQDEPTEGKTKTYFVRFVPNEDIMQNGTNPLFLLEDLSQLGTSLIVPDISKIPDFKSLDPSKTYTSWNILLSTNAGINAVIDVFIFVDDEAKIETHKISDYNLLQDKAIKNILKDTLQQKPHIKPSEIHDLIIDLENIYQEKEEKQVKEESRKKVEHSISSIRVSSDKLDNLINWVSELVTIQAQLSLFNKENNYPGLDPIAEEIEKISRRLRDDVFSIRLIPIANMVTRFQRLVRELSNELGKEVDFITKGTETELDKNIIEMLVDPVMHIIRNSLDHGIEDSAQARIDAGKPQKGSITLNAFYSGTYVYIQIIDDGKGLDHEKLRQKAIEKEIITEDTQITEKEIFDLVFTSGFSTAKEVTNLSGRGVGMDVVKQKISELRGEVELTSKKGKGTTVTIKLPLTLSIIDGLLVRIAKTKFVIPLAAVQKIYEFTHKEIEESINNLFLADDKRVPFIYLRDALNIEGTPPEIERIVNVEFQDTFMGLTVDEIIGEYQAVLKPLGRMYKDVDIVSGATILGDGTVALVLDPNRLINEYTNKENIGG, via the coding sequence ATGGAAGCATTCAAACAAAAATTCGTTGAAGAGGCTACTGAACAGATTAACGACCTGGAAGAAGCGCTTTTACAACTAGATAAAAACAAAGAGGATATGGATACAATTGAATCCATATTCCGTGTAATGCACTCCCTGAAAGGTGGAAGTGCAATGTTTGGTTTCGAAAAAATAGATAAGTTTACACACATTCTTGAGAATATCTACGACCGTATCAGAAACCATGAACTAAAGGTAACTCCGGAAATACTGGATCTCACTTTTCAGGCGGTCGATCACTTAAGAAAACTACTGGACGAAACACCTGAGAACGAGCAGCAATTAGAACAGGAAAACAAACTATTCATAGAGCGCATTGAAAAGGCACTCAATGAAAAAACTACCCCGGAGCATACAAGCATTCAGGACGAACCCACGGAAGGAAAAACCAAAACATACTTTGTAAGGTTCGTACCCAACGAAGACATTATGCAAAACGGAACCAACCCACTGTTTCTGCTTGAAGATTTGTCGCAACTCGGAACCAGTTTAATTGTTCCTGATATTTCAAAAATACCGGATTTTAAAAGCCTCGATCCGTCTAAAACCTATACAAGCTGGAATATACTACTTAGCACCAATGCAGGTATTAATGCTGTAATAGATGTGTTTATTTTTGTAGATGATGAGGCCAAAATTGAAACACATAAAATCTCCGATTACAATTTATTGCAAGACAAGGCTATAAAAAACATTCTGAAAGATACACTCCAGCAAAAACCACACATTAAACCATCTGAAATACACGACCTGATTATAGACCTTGAAAACATATACCAGGAAAAAGAGGAAAAGCAGGTCAAAGAAGAATCGCGTAAAAAGGTTGAACATAGCATATCCAGCATACGGGTAAGCTCCGACAAACTCGACAACCTCATCAATTGGGTAAGTGAGTTGGTCACTATTCAGGCACAGCTATCGCTTTTCAATAAAGAAAACAACTACCCCGGACTTGACCCCATTGCAGAGGAAATTGAAAAAATCTCAAGGCGCCTGCGCGACGATGTTTTCAGTATAAGGCTTATTCCCATTGCCAATATGGTAACACGTTTTCAACGGCTTGTAAGAGAGCTTTCGAATGAACTTGGTAAAGAAGTTGATTTTATTACAAAAGGGACAGAAACCGAGCTTGACAAAAACATTATAGAGATGCTTGTCGACCCTGTAATGCACATTATCAGAAATAGCCTCGACCATGGAATTGAAGATTCAGCACAAGCAAGAATCGATGCAGGAAAACCTCAAAAAGGAAGCATAACACTCAATGCTTTTTATTCAGGCACATACGTATACATCCAAATTATAGATGATGGAAAAGGACTGGACCATGAAAAACTTCGCCAGAAAGCTATTGAAAAAGAAATCATTACAGAAGACACACAAATAACCGAGAAAGAGATTTTCGACCTCGTTTTCACTTCCGGTTTTTCTACCGCCAAAGAAGTAACAAACCTCTCCGGAAGAGGCGTTGGAATGGATGTGGTAAAACAGAAAATTTCAGAACTCAGGGGCGAAGTGGAACTAACAAGCAAAAAAGGCAAAGGTACCACAGTAACAATTAAGTTGCCACTTACACTCTCCATTATTGATGGATTACTGGTAAGAATAGCCAAAACAAAATTTGTCATTCCTTTGGCAGCGGTTCAAAAAATTTATGAATTTACACACAAAGAAATAGAAGAATCTATAAACAACCTGTTTCTTGCCGATGACAAACGAGTCCCATTCATTTACCTGCGTGATGCCCTAAACATAGAAGGAACACCTCCCGAAATCGAAAGAATCGTTAATGTGGAATTCCAGGACACATTTATGGGACTTACAGTCGACGAAATTATAGGTGAGTATCAGGCAGTATTAAAACCCCTTGGCAGAATGTACAAAGACGTGGATATAGTATCAGGAGCCACAATTCTTGGTGATGGAACAGTGGCACTGGTGCTCGACCCAAATCGTTTAATTAATGAATATACAAATAAAGAAAACATAGGAGGATAA
- a CDS encoding response regulator: protein MGKKILIVDDSESIREVVSFTLANAGHDVQKAVDGDDALKQLDGTAYDLIITDLHMPNKNGIELIREVRKMDTYKFIPILFLTTESQTEKKKEAKEAGATGWIVKPFVPDKLLAAINKVVR from the coding sequence ATGGGAAAGAAAATCCTCATCGTAGATGATTCCGAAAGTATACGAGAAGTGGTAAGCTTTACATTAGCCAATGCCGGACATGATGTCCAAAAAGCCGTAGACGGCGATGATGCACTCAAGCAACTTGATGGTACAGCTTACGACCTAATCATTACTGACCTGCATATGCCCAATAAAAATGGCATTGAACTCATCAGAGAAGTGAGAAAAATGGATACTTATAAATTTATCCCTATTCTTTTCCTCACCACGGAATCGCAAACAGAAAAGAAAAAAGAAGCCAAAGAAGCCGGGGCCACAGGCTGGATTGTGAAACCCTTTGTTCCCGATAAACTCTTAGCTGCAATCAATAAAGTTGTAAGATAA
- a CDS encoding response regulator: MSHKVLIVDDIVINRVLLTEYVKKLGYAYEQAANGQEAIDKIQREKIDLILMDIEMPVMNGIETTQYIRSEMDPPFKDMPIIALTAHNPNDFFETFDQAGFNDLITKPYLLDKISKILTRVLESSNEA; this comes from the coding sequence ATGAGCCACAAAGTTTTAATTGTAGATGATATCGTTATCAACCGGGTTCTATTAACTGAGTATGTAAAAAAACTTGGGTATGCTTACGAACAAGCTGCCAATGGGCAGGAGGCCATTGATAAAATTCAGCGTGAGAAAATTGACCTTATCCTGATGGATATTGAGATGCCTGTGATGAATGGCATCGAAACAACGCAATATATTCGATCCGAAATGGATCCCCCATTTAAAGATATGCCGATAATTGCACTGACGGCGCACAATCCAAATGACTTTTTCGAAACTTTTGATCAGGCCGGCTTTAATGATCTTATTACCAAACCCTATTTATTAGACAAAATTAGCAAAATCCTGACCAGGGTTCTGGAGAGCTCAAATGAGGCATAG
- the lnt gene encoding apolipoprotein N-acyltransferase, with product MKPLFRLGLALLSGLMLTMAWYSEWMTVLLFIAFVPLLLIEEYYLDTRKNVFGVFNYSYLVFLIWNLFTTYWIYKATLPGAVMAVLANSALMAFIFWLYHLSRRWSDKKVGRYALVFWWITFEYLYFKTEISWPWLTLGNGFAFNAEWVQWYEYTGVLGGSLWILISNIIIVSSIAELVLQRNTMNKRLIANGVLFALIIFVPIILSYVRYHNYEEQGEQVEMVILQPNIDPYHEKFGSMGALEQTSRLLEVADNQITPRTKYVIGPETALVERIWEGHARDYGSVRMIEKFLEENAHVAFVVGASTRREYGEGDFIPPTARQFRNSETYYDRFNAALQITTYDIDFYHKSKLVPGVEKVPYYQYFKFLDNFAADLGGTVGSLGKQAESSVFRFRGTTVAPIICYESIYPEYVASYVKKGANFLFIITNDGWWGNTPGFEQHMRYARLRAIETRRSIARSANTGISAFINQRGDVIKPTKWWTPTSIKHAVAENDEVTYYVANGDYLGRVAAFFTILIILLMLVKKILNKKST from the coding sequence ATGAAACCGCTCTTTAGGCTCGGTCTGGCTCTTCTATCAGGATTAATGCTTACCATGGCATGGTATAGCGAATGGATGACCGTTTTACTATTTATTGCATTTGTACCTTTACTTTTAATAGAGGAATATTACCTGGACACCCGAAAAAATGTTTTTGGTGTTTTTAATTATAGTTATTTGGTATTTCTCATCTGGAATTTATTTACCACCTATTGGATTTATAAAGCTACCCTGCCAGGTGCAGTTATGGCTGTTTTAGCTAATAGTGCCCTGATGGCATTTATTTTTTGGCTCTATCATTTATCGCGCAGGTGGTCTGACAAAAAAGTAGGACGATATGCGTTGGTCTTTTGGTGGATTACCTTTGAGTATTTGTATTTTAAAACAGAGATATCGTGGCCATGGCTCACGCTTGGAAATGGTTTTGCCTTTAATGCAGAATGGGTGCAATGGTATGAATATACAGGTGTTCTGGGCGGAAGTTTATGGATTCTGATCAGCAACATTATTATTGTTTCCAGTATCGCGGAGTTGGTTTTGCAGCGCAACACAATGAACAAAAGGCTGATTGCTAACGGAGTGCTGTTTGCATTAATTATTTTTGTACCCATAATTCTTTCTTATGTGCGATATCATAATTATGAGGAGCAGGGTGAGCAGGTCGAAATGGTAATTTTGCAGCCAAATATTGATCCCTATCATGAAAAATTCGGGTCAATGGGTGCGCTGGAACAAACAAGCAGATTGCTTGAGGTGGCTGACAACCAGATTACTCCCAGAACAAAATATGTAATTGGTCCGGAAACGGCGCTGGTTGAGCGAATTTGGGAAGGGCATGCAAGGGATTATGGCTCGGTGAGAATGATCGAGAAGTTTTTAGAAGAAAACGCCCATGTTGCTTTTGTGGTAGGTGCATCGACCAGAAGGGAGTATGGTGAAGGAGATTTTATACCTCCAACAGCAAGACAGTTTCGCAATTCAGAAACTTATTACGATAGGTTCAATGCTGCTTTGCAAATTACAACCTACGATATTGATTTTTACCACAAATCGAAACTCGTACCAGGAGTAGAGAAGGTTCCTTATTATCAGTACTTTAAGTTTCTAGATAATTTTGCTGCAGACCTGGGCGGTACGGTTGGAAGTTTGGGCAAACAGGCTGAATCCTCAGTGTTTCGATTTAGGGGAACAACTGTAGCTCCGATTATATGTTACGAGTCAATTTATCCGGAGTATGTGGCTTCTTATGTTAAAAAAGGGGCAAACTTTCTTTTTATCATTACCAATGATGGTTGGTGGGGTAATACTCCTGGTTTTGAGCAACATATGCGATATGCCAGGTTGCGGGCTATTGAAACACGACGCAGCATAGCGCGTTCGGCAAATACCGGTATTTCAGCCTTTATTAATCAGCGCGGCGATGTTATAAAGCCCACGAAATGGTGGACTCCCACATCCATTAAGCATGCTGTTGCAGAAAATGATGAAGTTACTTATTATGTGGCAAATGGAGATTATTTAGGAAGGGTGGCTGCATTTTTTACCATACTTATAATTTTACTAATGTTAGTGAAAAAAATACTTAACAAAAAGAGCACGTAA
- a CDS encoding transketolase codes for MDISTLKDTATQVRRDIIRMVHGASSGHPGGSLGCADFMTALYFKILKQNPKEFNMNGTDEDLFFLSNGHISPVWYSVLARAGYFDTKELSTFRKIDTRLQGHPTPEEGLPGVRVASGSLGQGLSVACGAALTKKLNKEKNLVYTLHGDGELQEGQIWEAAMFAAAREIDNIIATVDYNGKQIDGPVDNIIPLGDLRAKWESFGWIVFEMDGNKMEEVLETIEQAQKATGNKKPVVILMRTEMGYGVDFMMGTHKWHGAAPNDEQAENALSQLSETLGDY; via the coding sequence ATGGATATTTCAACACTAAAAGACACTGCAACGCAAGTTCGGAGAGATATTATAAGAATGGTACACGGTGCATCATCGGGCCACCCCGGAGGATCGCTAGGGTGTGCAGATTTTATGACTGCTCTCTATTTCAAAATACTTAAGCAGAATCCGAAAGAATTTAATATGAATGGCACAGATGAAGATTTGTTCTTCCTTTCCAATGGCCATATTTCGCCTGTTTGGTATAGTGTTTTGGCACGTGCCGGATATTTTGACACTAAAGAGCTCAGCACATTTCGCAAAATAGATACTCGTTTGCAAGGGCACCCCACGCCGGAAGAAGGACTTCCGGGAGTAAGGGTAGCTTCCGGTTCACTCGGGCAGGGACTCTCTGTTGCCTGTGGTGCTGCACTTACCAAAAAACTCAATAAAGAAAAGAACCTCGTTTATACACTTCATGGCGACGGAGAGTTGCAAGAAGGCCAAATCTGGGAAGCGGCAATGTTTGCTGCAGCAAGAGAAATAGACAACATCATTGCTACAGTGGATTATAATGGAAAACAAATTGACGGCCCGGTTGACAATATTATACCTCTCGGAGACCTTCGTGCGAAATGGGAATCATTTGGCTGGATTGTATTTGAGATGGATGGTAATAAAATGGAGGAAGTTTTAGAGACCATAGAACAGGCTCAAAAAGCAACAGGAAATAAAAAGCCAGTAGTAATTTTAATGCGAACAGAAATGGGTTATGGTGTAGACTTCATGATGGGTACACACAAATGGCACGGAGCAGCTCCAAACGATGAGCAAGCAGAAAATGCACTTTCACAACTTTCAGAAACGCTCGGAGATTACTAA
- a CDS encoding DUF4421 domain-containing protein, whose translation MNKTRNTVLKGIFAICLLQIHILTTAQEPLRGEKPKIDTSYIQSYYGDLTLGLSIPRKYVDFSLNDIQNDQDLEYQPNSNISVGIKGAYKWLGLSVGFGLPHTSENIDRYGKTERLDIQLNAYLRKFVVDGYLQYYQGFYLNNMASYFDNFDQNEMNYYQRPDLTFANVGISARYIWNYNKFSYKAAYDFNEKQKKGSGSLVTGIFGFISGASADSLVVPAFVRDEFSDQALFSNVSSINLGISVGYIYTFVIAKHFFITAGVVPGLGLQAYSAFDTEENTVLSKGGLGISTTSRIALGYNKKRFYMAFTGVSGSSNLINKDITAINFGYGNVRFTVGYRFRLKDGKL comes from the coding sequence ATGAACAAAACAAGAAACACGGTTCTAAAAGGAATTTTTGCAATTTGCCTATTGCAGATTCACATACTGACTACTGCCCAAGAACCTCTCCGTGGGGAAAAGCCTAAGATCGACACTTCATATATCCAGTCATATTACGGAGACCTTACTTTAGGTTTATCAATTCCTCGTAAATATGTTGATTTTAGCCTCAATGATATCCAAAATGATCAGGATTTGGAGTATCAACCCAACAGTAATATTTCAGTGGGCATTAAAGGTGCCTATAAATGGCTGGGCCTAAGTGTCGGCTTTGGATTACCCCACACCTCAGAAAACATTGACAGATACGGCAAAACCGAAAGGCTTGATATACAGCTCAATGCTTATCTGCGAAAATTTGTGGTTGATGGCTACTTACAATATTACCAGGGATTTTATCTGAACAATATGGCCAGTTATTTTGATAATTTCGACCAAAATGAGATGAACTACTATCAGCGACCCGACCTAACATTTGCAAACGTTGGAATATCAGCCAGGTATATATGGAATTACAATAAATTTTCTTATAAAGCCGCTTATGATTTTAACGAAAAACAGAAAAAAGGTTCAGGCTCGCTGGTTACAGGCATATTTGGTTTTATAAGTGGTGCAAGTGCCGACTCACTTGTGGTTCCAGCATTTGTCCGGGATGAATTTAGCGATCAGGCACTTTTCTCAAATGTATCATCCATCAACCTTGGTATTTCAGTTGGTTACATTTATACATTTGTAATAGCCAAACACTTTTTTATAACTGCAGGTGTTGTACCGGGATTAGGATTACAGGCATATTCAGCCTTTGATACAGAGGAAAATACAGTACTCTCAAAAGGTGGACTGGGCATTTCAACCACGAGCAGAATAGCACTCGGATACAATAAAAAAAGGTTCTACATGGCCTTCACCGGTGTTAGCGGGAGCAGTAACCTCATCAACAAAGACATTACAGCCATTAACTTTGGTTATGGTAATGTCAGGTTTACGGTAGGTTACAGGTTCAGGCTAAAAGACGGGAAGCTTTAA
- a CDS encoding menaquinone biosynthesis family protein: MTLNLAFSTCPNDTFMFDALVHKRIDAAGFNFNVKLADIEELNHQANQQINDITKISINAFASLTEHYQMLNSGAALGFGNGPLVISKHKIYPDELHDAIVAIPGEHTTANLLLNILFPKAQRKKTYLFSDIEEAVLSGEADAGLIIHETRFSYQKKGLLKVADLGEIWEKEINLPLPLGGIAVRRTLPRETKLKIQSLISTSVQFAFQNPAASKDYVKSHARDLDEDVMRKHITLYVNDYSANCGKDGEAAIQFLIKKAAEIKKHPITTPVFL, from the coding sequence ATGACGCTAAATTTGGCTTTTTCGACATGCCCTAATGATACTTTCATGTTTGATGCCCTGGTGCATAAAAGAATTGATGCAGCAGGCTTTAATTTTAACGTTAAACTGGCCGATATTGAAGAACTTAACCATCAGGCCAACCAACAAATAAACGATATCACTAAAATAAGCATTAATGCATTTGCATCACTTACAGAACATTACCAAATGCTCAATTCAGGCGCTGCCCTGGGCTTTGGCAATGGGCCTTTAGTTATAAGTAAACACAAAATTTACCCTGACGAACTCCATGATGCTATTGTTGCCATACCCGGTGAACATACAACAGCAAATCTTTTACTAAACATCTTATTTCCGAAAGCTCAGAGAAAAAAAACGTATCTCTTTTCAGATATTGAAGAAGCTGTGCTTTCAGGTGAAGCCGATGCAGGACTAATTATACACGAAACACGTTTTAGTTATCAAAAAAAGGGGTTGCTCAAAGTTGCAGATTTGGGGGAAATATGGGAAAAAGAAATTAATCTTCCGCTGCCGCTTGGAGGCATTGCCGTTAGAAGAACATTACCTCGTGAAACAAAGCTAAAAATTCAGAGTTTAATAAGTACCAGTGTTCAGTTTGCATTTCAAAACCCCGCTGCAAGCAAGGACTATGTAAAATCACATGCACGGGATCTTGATGAAGATGTTATGCGCAAACATATAACTTTGTATGTTAACGACTACAGCGCGAATTGCGGCAAAGATGGTGAAGCAGCAATTCAATTTCTCATAAAAAAAGCGGCCGAAATAAAAAAACATCCCATAACAACCCCGGTTTTTCTATGA
- a CDS encoding 6-pyruvoyl trahydropterin synthase family protein — protein sequence MVYVTRRERFNAAHRLFKAEWSEEKNYEIFGKCSNPNWHGHNYELFVTVKGKVNPETGFVVNLKELSNLIKEHIISKVDHKNLNTEVDFLQGRMMSTEVIAKAFWQQLEHHVKLLGAQLHCVKITETENNYVEYYGD from the coding sequence ATGGTGTACGTAACTCGAAGAGAACGGTTTAATGCGGCTCACAGGCTTTTTAAGGCGGAGTGGAGTGAAGAAAAAAATTATGAGATTTTTGGTAAATGCTCCAATCCAAACTGGCACGGGCATAACTACGAACTGTTTGTAACAGTAAAAGGAAAAGTAAATCCCGAAACCGGATTTGTTGTGAATTTAAAAGAACTAAGCAACCTGATAAAAGAGCACATCATTTCAAAAGTGGACCATAAAAACCTAAATACTGAGGTTGATTTTTTACAAGGCAGGATGATGTCGACAGAGGTGATTGCTAAGGCTTTTTGGCAACAGCTTGAGCATCACGTTAAGTTACTTGGGGCACAATTGCATTGTGTGAAAATTACAGAAACAGAAAACAATTATGTTGAATACTACGGAGATTAA
- the folE gene encoding GTP cyclohydrolase I FolE codes for MEDGYTRIDQFNDKATAKLAKHYKGVLEGLGEDPEREGLQDTPKRVAQSMQFLTQGYHQSAEEILNSAKFKEDYRHMVLVKNIDLFSMCEHHMIPFIGKAHVAYIPNGYITGLSKIARVVEVYARRLQVQERMTNQIRDSIQNALDPLGVAVVIEAQHLCMQMRGIQKQNSVTTTSAFTGAFLEKEATREEFIHLIGSKLS; via the coding sequence ATGGAAGATGGGTATACACGAATAGATCAGTTCAATGATAAAGCAACTGCTAAACTTGCAAAACATTACAAAGGCGTACTTGAAGGTCTGGGAGAGGATCCCGAAAGAGAAGGCCTGCAAGATACACCCAAAAGAGTAGCGCAATCAATGCAGTTTCTCACACAGGGATATCACCAGTCAGCCGAAGAAATTCTGAATTCTGCAAAATTTAAGGAGGATTACCGTCACATGGTACTTGTAAAAAACATAGACTTGTTTTCTATGTGTGAGCATCATATGATTCCGTTTATTGGCAAAGCACATGTAGCATATATTCCCAATGGGTACATCACAGGCCTGAGCAAAATTGCAAGGGTAGTGGAGGTTTATGCACGCAGGCTGCAGGTACAGGAACGAATGACCAACCAAATTAGAGACTCAATACAAAACGCCCTTGATCCGCTTGGCGTTGCAGTGGTTATTGAAGCACAGCATTTATGTATGCAAATGCGTGGCATTCAAAAACAAAATTCTGTTACCACTACATCAGCTTTTACAGGCGCTTTTCTTGAAAAAGAAGCAACGCGTGAAGAATTTATTCACCTGATTGGATCTAAATTATCATAA
- a CDS encoding porin family protein gives MKKITFLMLAMVFVNLIHAQLFTIGNQEIGFVYIGPKIGMGGAWVSNLKIDNEETGTLFTYQFGVVGKFGVTNRLSIQPELIFSRKGSKVKSDEFDYEGKRFADYIGIPILAKLSFIKIGDFRLHGSGGIYSNVTLDQKSVYEYSFETFEHSIEKEFYKKVDFGFSFGGGAEYELDYGLIVGEILIEHGAVDIYTNDISTESNRNTTVSFAATYLFDIIDLTSKSLKDKEAPPTEDIE, from the coding sequence ATGAAAAAAATCACATTTTTAATGCTGGCTATGGTGTTCGTGAATCTAATTCACGCTCAATTATTCACCATAGGAAATCAGGAAATCGGATTTGTTTACATCGGCCCCAAAATTGGCATGGGTGGCGCATGGGTATCTAATTTAAAAATAGACAACGAAGAAACAGGAACGCTCTTTACCTATCAATTCGGAGTGGTTGGGAAATTTGGTGTGACCAATCGCTTATCGATCCAACCGGAGCTTATTTTTTCCCGAAAAGGCAGCAAAGTAAAAAGCGATGAATTCGATTATGAAGGGAAACGCTTTGCCGATTATATTGGTATTCCGATTCTTGCAAAACTATCATTTATTAAAATCGGCGATTTCCGTTTGCATGGCTCAGGAGGCATATACAGCAATGTAACCCTTGATCAAAAATCAGTTTATGAATACAGCTTTGAGACGTTTGAGCATAGCATTGAGAAAGAATTTTACAAAAAGGTTGATTTTGGGTTTAGCTTTGGTGGCGGGGCTGAGTATGAGCTTGACTATGGGCTAATTGTTGGTGAGATACTGATCGAACATGGCGCAGTTGATATCTACACAAATGATATATCAACAGAAAGCAACCGCAATACTACCGTTTCGTTTGCCGCCACCTATCTTTTTGATATTATTGACCTTACATCAAAATCCCTAAAAGATAAAGAAGCACCGCCAACTGAAGACATAGAATAA
- the fabD gene encoding ACP S-malonyltransferase, which produces MKAFVFPGQGAQFVGMGKDMYDSNPEAKAMFEKANETLGFRITDLMFEGTDEDLKQTKVTQPAIFLHSTILAKVMGDKFAPEMVAGHSLGEFSALVAAGALSFEDGLKLVSKRAMAMQKACELEPSTMAAIIGLDDEKVEEVCNKIDEIVVPANYNTVGQLVISGSVAGIDQAIEQLKELGAKRAMKLPVGGAFHSPLMEPARVELEKAINETNIENPVCPVYQNVTAAGERDPKEIKENLKKQLTAPVKWTQTVKNMIADGASSFTEVGPGKALQGMVKKVDRKMPVESATAE; this is translated from the coding sequence ATGAAGGCATTTGTGTTTCCCGGACAGGGAGCTCAGTTTGTAGGCATGGGAAAAGACATGTACGATTCAAATCCCGAAGCCAAAGCAATGTTTGAGAAAGCCAATGAAACATTGGGTTTTCGCATAACAGATTTAATGTTTGAAGGTACTGATGAGGATTTGAAGCAAACCAAAGTTACGCAGCCGGCCATTTTTTTGCATTCAACCATACTGGCTAAGGTTATGGGCGATAAGTTTGCGCCAGAAATGGTTGCAGGTCACTCTCTTGGTGAATTTTCTGCGTTGGTTGCTGCCGGAGCGCTCTCTTTTGAAGACGGGCTTAAACTTGTATCAAAAAGGGCCATGGCTATGCAAAAAGCCTGCGAGCTTGAACCATCTACTATGGCTGCCATTATTGGACTTGATGATGAGAAAGTAGAAGAGGTTTGTAATAAAATTGATGAAATAGTTGTTCCGGCTAATTATAACACAGTAGGCCAACTTGTTATTTCAGGCTCCGTTGCCGGAATCGATCAGGCTATAGAACAATTGAAAGAGTTGGGCGCTAAAAGAGCAATGAAGCTACCTGTAGGAGGGGCTTTTCATTCGCCATTGATGGAGCCGGCACGTGTAGAGCTTGAAAAAGCTATTAATGAGACTAATATTGAAAATCCGGTTTGCCCGGTTTACCAAAATGTTACAGCTGCCGGAGAGCGCGATCCGAAAGAAATAAAGGAAAACCTCAAAAAGCAACTTACTGCGCCAGTAAAATGGACGCAAACTGTTAAAAATATGATTGCCGACGGCGCATCTTCATTTACTGAAGTCGGACCTGGTAAAGCTTTACAGGGAATGGTTAAAAAAGTTGACCGCAAAATGCCTGTTGAAAGCGCTACAGCAGAATAA